The Aedes aegypti strain LVP_AGWG chromosome 3, AaegL5.0 Primary Assembly, whole genome shotgun sequence genome contains a region encoding:
- the LOC5565020 gene encoding uncharacterized protein LOC5565020 translates to MDNCHNYATTSKKRRIPISDDIHIIIKKFRDKDKHDEKPSTSGDHDYDDEHSMDSEELRRVRQQEPSSSCVAASTSSSNSNSGTMNNVMGTIMAGGTGITIGTGGIAIQQQQQQPVSSQSDDIKLILKKLTNIEELLKVVAEQSFNRLAALKQEATGATTVVPTTAANLGLLAEPNCISMEANFKFPLRTLKELIELNKGICSDESLYNKLFEYLTKIKLECDENIVMNALAMIVSDEVLDAVTWDGGKKFKLSSLVIFSDSLYVAWFKDRLKYDEYVAEMKDAIDKSHKRFAKMKTKKISQQQQQHQTLTLTTATGATVASDGQIFLS, encoded by the exons ATGGATAATTGCCATAACTATGCCACGACGT CGAAAAAGAGACGAATTCCCATATCGGACGACATTCACATTATAATCAAGAAGTTCCGGGATAAGGACAAACACGATGAAAAGCCCT CGACATCAGGAGATCATGACTACGACGACGAGCACAGCATGGATTCGGAGGAGCTGAGGCGGGTTCGGCAGCAGGAGCCTTCATCTTCGTGTGTGGCGGCGAGCACATCGTCCAGCAATAGCAACAGTGGGACAATGAACAATGTCATGGGCACGATAATGGCCGGTGGCACTGGAATTACCATAGGGACGGGTGGAATTGCAAtccagcaacagcagcaacaaccCGTTTCGTCACAGTCCGACGATATCAAGCTGATACTGAAGAAGCTGACCAACATCGAGGAACTGCTAAAGGTGGTCGCAGAGCAGAGCTTCAATCGGTTAGCTGCGTTGAAACAGGAAGCGACAGGAGCGACCACTGTTGTCCCGACAACGGCCGCCAATTTGGGCCTGCTGGCCGAACCGAACTGCATCAGTATGGAGGCCAACTTCAAGTTTCCGCTGAGGACACTGAAGGAGCTGATCGAGCTGAACAAGGGCATCTGCAGCGACGAGAGTCTGTACAACAAGCTGTTCGAGTATCTGACCAAGATAAAGCTGGAATGTGATGAAAATATCGTGATGAACGCGCTGGCGATGATCGTCAGCGACGAGGTGCTCGACGCGGTCACGTGGGACGGCGGCAAGAAGTTCAAGCTGTCCTCGCTGGTGATCTTCAGCGATTCGTTGTACG TTGCCTGGTTCAAGGATCGGCTCAAGTACGATGAGTACGTGGCCGAGATGAAGGACGCCATCGACAAGTCCCACAAGCGGTTCGCCAAAATGAAAACGAAAAAGATATctcaacaacagcaacagcaccAAACACTGACACTGACGACGGCCACGGGGGCCACCGTTGCCAGCGATGGTCAGATCTTCCTATCGTAG
- the LOC110679324 gene encoding uncharacterized protein LOC110679324: MKLHFDSKFCQYPKTYFPFVLNILLWDRNWLTKVCTSCPFYLYSSTFAALYLIVNLFLAAYELFQQILVPIAGPDDYDQKLTVPLRFWKIDLSFRIPHQYLLLGRALFHVQALARSLYNLAVGNFGALLGLVVFVPVFFAMDVINFVTEWSKHRGQPDWQKFIWTEALRLGSTVVFWTNMCCLLYNQYAGCIFDK, from the exons atgaagctACATTTCGATTCAAAATTCTGTCAGTATCCAAAGACGTACTTCCCATTCGTTCTGAACATCCTTCTCTGGGATCGCAACTGGCTCACCAAGGTTTGCACCAGCTGCCCGTTCTATCTCTACTCGAGCACGTTTGCTGCGCTGTATTTGATTGTCAACCTG TTCCTGGCAGCCTACGAGTTGTTCCAGCAGATTCTTGTTCCCATCGCAGGGCCAGACGATTACGACCAAAAACTTACGGTTCCGCTGCGCTTCTGGAAGATTGACCTAAGCTTTCGGATACCCCATCAATATCTGCTGCTAGGTCGAGCCCTTTTTCACGTTCAAGCTTTGGCACGGAGTCTGTACAATCTGGCGGTCGGCAACTTCGGTGCCCTGCTGGGGTTGGTGGTGTTTGTGCCTGTGTTCTTCGCGATGGACGTAATTAACTTCGTTACCGAGTGGAGCAAGCACCGAGGGCAGCCGGACTGGCAAAAATTCATCTGGACCGAAGCACTCCGACTGGGATCGACGGTTGTGTTCTGGACCAATATGTGCTGCTTGCTTTATAATCAATATGCAGGGTGTATTTTTGATAAATAG